In Amphiprion ocellaris isolate individual 3 ecotype Okinawa chromosome 5, ASM2253959v1, whole genome shotgun sequence, the genomic stretch CAGCACTGCAAAGCAAAATAGTAAATCCTATGAGGAATCACACTGTTGCTAAATgaatagcattttaaaaaatgccaaaatgctACATATCaagcaaacactgaaaaaagtgTATAGTGataatttaacataaaatggaaaatctgGGCAAGATGCAAATATATCTTGTTTTTAGTTTGCTGGCAAACACCACTGGGTATATTACAAGTTACAAAGGTAGAATGACAACATCAAAATGGCCAGTGTTGCTGGTGAAGAGATCAGTGGGTTAATTTGGGGATGAGAAACAAAATTTAAGGGAAAAGATCACTCAAACCTTTAAAAACGATGAGGGATATTCCTCAAGTAAGAGTGCGGATCAACCAACAGCACACTGATCACACAGCTCTATTCATCACACTGCCCAAACTCTGACACGTAACAGTCAAGTAGAAAAGCCCTAGACCAACATACAATAATAAAAGACATCTGAGAAGAAACACACCTGGATTATAACGTCACAGCTCCTGGAATGCCTTTGGTGATTCTTCTAATAAGTCATACTATTACAGTCCGGAGGtaagtctgtaaaatgtcatatATATTGtcaccaaaagaaaaacaaaaagaagaaaatggcaCAAATTTGCACCAGAAAATCGGTGGtctccactgtggtcataattttttttaaaaatttctgtcTTTGCTGAAGCTAAAGTCCCTGCAGCACTCTGCAGTTATGACAGACGCTCACATTCTTCTTAACCAAGAAATCACATGTCGATGCCCGCTCCAGTATGACAGGGTCTTTATGAAATAACGGCGCTTTGGGGGGCATTCCCTGACACACAGCGTAATTCTCCAGACCCAAAAGCAGGTTAACTACCTCCGTCACTGAGGTTAGGCGTGCTGGGTAGCTGTCGTACAACGGGTGGGTGGGGAGCAGCGGCTGCTTCTGGACGGTGACCTGATAGAAGAAGCCCGGGTCGATCAGCACCATGGTGTCGGTCATGTTGGACTGCTTCGAACActggatgagctgcagctgcgGGCCTTCCACCATTATAGCATACCATAGGATTGGCAGAACGGAGGAGCGTAAAGACTGTAGTAGCTTCGTAAGTTGGTTTTCCATGTCTGCACCACCTCCAGCTGAGTTATCAGCTAAACTGAAGATCTGTGTAATCTGCACACACCCGGAGAATGAAAACACATAAACGTCGGattgtctgttgttgtttggaAAACACAACACGACAAAGCACCGACACTCACCATTGGaaactcatcttcatcttcgtcaTCTTCTTCAAGTTGCTTTTGACCATCTCTGCCTGTGTGTGCATCCCATCTGCTTTGCTGGTCCTGTGTAGAAAAGAATTAACTACTCAGTGTGACAGCTCAATGTTTAACTCATGTACAATGAAAAACATCAAACTATATTGAACCTGAGCTGAACTAAGATtgaatttatattaaataagctTTGAGGTGCAGAGAATGATAGCAGATTTACCTGTCATTTGGAATAGATTAATGGTAGTTAACCACTTGAGCTTGTAATACTCAAGTACTTCACCAATTTAGCACTGCTACGTGGTACGTTAAAAAGTTCTGAGCATGTTCATGATGTAACCGTCAAGAGTCAGGGGACCATGTAAGAAAGCTCATCCTCTTCAACATCTATGCGGTTGCTCACCAGGAATTCATCCCCCTGGGACAGACTATCATTGAAACTTTTTACTTgtaaaggccaattcatgctttcagcTTACGCAATATTATGCGTAATTTAAATTTTGTCATTCACCCAAATCCGTGAAGGTTTGCACTGACTGTCTGCATGCAGCCCAGAATTTGTGAAAGCAGGGACACTGTGGTGCTTAAAAGAAGTGTTTGGTATAAGGAGAAACTGTTGGCCATCGGGATCTTTCTAATTCATTATTAACAGAATTGTACCTGAAGTAATCAATGCGGGACTTTAGAGGTGCTTTGACTTGTGCATGCTTTCATCAACGGTGCCCAAACAAAGTAGGAAGTTCAAAATTTCCtgaaatcctgtgctatgtccaCTCGACACACTTCAGGAATATTTACTGACACGGTGCAACAGTCCAGTCTGTCAGTACTTACTACATAAATTGcctaatgtgtttttatgtttgcatATGAATTGGTGTCTCAACCATCCTGAGGCGTCTGATCGATAACAACCTAAATTGTCTTGCAATGACATGTAAGCTCTCCAATGTACTGTTCAGCGGGTCACAGCACAGTGATTATGCACAGGTTTTAAGCTACAATAACAAACTCATCAAGCCATCCTACTCGCCAGATCTGGCTCCCTGTAACTACCTCTTCAAAAAAAGGAATTCAAGTCTAAGGACTGCAATTTTCACTTAATTCAGGAGACTGAGCGTCCATCGCACATGGTGCCTACAATATTTACATAACAGAACATCCAGCAAGCATTCCAAGTATTGCAGGAGAGTTGTATACCTGCTCAAGGTGAGAACTTTGACTAGAATAgcagccaaatttaaatcatgtATGGTTTCTGATTTTCATAGGCATAGTTCCCAAAAGTTTTTGACTGCACCTCGTATAATATTGTcagactttatactgcagtgctACTACGTctgcattttatttcttcttccaCCACTTCTCAACAATCATACACCTGCTGCTCTCATGTTGTTATCTAACATTAGGTCTGTTGCATCGCCTCCTTCTGGATATTCGTCACTATTAAGCTCACAGCAGATGCTTTTCAAGCAGCTTTTTTCCTTGCTGAAGAACTTTTAAAACGCACCACTGTGTTCATATTAGTATTCATGTGAGCTACATGTACGAAGCTCACAGACTGTACAACAGAAACATTTGCTCCTTGAGTTTATCAGTAAGACAGACTTTCTCCTCAGCCTTGAAGCAGTTTTACCAGGATACCTGTAGTGCCTGGAAGGAGGGAATCAAAATCTGTGGTCAGCAAATGCTGATACATGAATGACAACAACCTTCCTCTGCAAGATGTGCACTGATGCGTGCCTGCAGCTATATTTAGGTAAGTATAAAGTAAATCCCCTTGTCCAGCAGAGGGTGTGTGCACACCGACACACTTTTGGTaaacatatttgttgtttttaaatactATGGCTACTTAACTGTAGCTCTAGTTAAGGGGTCAAATAACAAAATCTGCACTTTGTCCTACACCGAGTTTACATTAGTAAGGCTCAAAAAACACTGACCGACTGTTAGAGTATTAGTAATGCGTCCTGGAGCATCAGATATTTTCATCTGATTAAGTGACTGGCAAAACAAGTGACCAcaagaacaaactgaaggacAGCCAAGAAAAGAGGGGTGACAAGTGGAGAGCGCAAACAGCTTGGCAGCAAAACGCATCCATTACAAGGAGATCAAATTAACTTTCCTTGGTGGCCTGGTGCCGAGTACTTACGCCACGTACCATGTAATTGCAACATCCCCAGTTCAAATCTGTCCAGGAGGACCTTTCTGCGTTTTTATACcctctgtcttttctcttcatgtttcctgtctgtaaAACTGCCAAGGTGCATTAACGGCAAAAATGCCCAAAAGTTAAACTGATGCTATCACATGGACGTGCCCACAATATGActgaaaacaagacaatgaaaaaaaatgcaatttaagaCTACAGAAATTTACATGAGCAACCCCTGAATGTAACACTTGTGGGTGAAGACTGCATAATCATACAccggtttaaaaaaaaaatcatgctgaAACGGAGTTGGATCCAGGCCTGGATTCAGCAGAGCCAGAGCCACAGGCCAAAGAACAGCTTGACAACAGATATATAAGGAAAAGGACAAGGTGCCAGAAGTGTTTGTGATGAGAAGTGTAACCAGGAAGCCATGGTGGCTTGCGATCAGTCATGTTTAAAGCTATTATTAAGCTTCAGGAGGTAATGATTTGGTGAACAATCAGCCAGGAAAGAGCAGATATCTAAACTAAAACTAGAACTAGAACTGTGAGGCATGTAAAGTGAACTGCgcccaaacaaaaacaaactacaacCAATCAAGTTTAACATATTTGTGTCCAACGAATGCAAAGGCAGAATGTAAACTTACTAGTTGAGAGCTGTTATGGTTGCTGATGTGAGGGACTCGGTCAGACAGTCCATTCCGCACCCCAGACTCTGAATGATTCAACtgctgaaacacaaaaagatgttggTATTCTGTTTGGTTTAGATGTGAGCTTCAAGTGTCATAGATGTGTAGACAGGAATTAAATTTTCTAACCTGCATAGATGACTGGTGGTTTCTCACAGTCTCGTCGTAAGACTGTTTGCTGCCTCTCGCAGCCTCTGGATTCCAGTTCATCTACAACAGCACAACATAAGAAAGTATGAGGGAATCTCAAATCGATCCTAAATATGATGTGGTTTTATCTACAGCAGAATGACAACACAACAACCAGTACAAGCAAttaggaaaaaagacaaaagaccaAAGTGATTGGACACTCACTGGTGGTAAATtgctgtcttcatcttcattgtCAGTGAAGTCCAAGCCCATTTGTGACCCCTTGCCTTTCTTTAAGCCTGTCTTCCGGCTGTATGTGTAGTGAGGTCTGGGTCTTCCCGGCAGCACTTGACCATCTGGCCCGTAGTCACTTTGTCCCATCTGGAAAGGCAACAAATGTCTCTGCCAAATATAAGCAGaggaatgtttgaaaaataaaactgctaCGGCTGACTAAACTACTCATTTACTCTAAAACCAACGCAGTCTTACCATCGCCTGTCTCTGACACTGACGGAGACGACACTTCTGCCTCTTCTTGTTGCTGCCTCCGAATTTGGGTTTGTCTATGCAGAAATCACACGTGCCGCAGTCTTTCCTGCAGAGACAGGCCTTGCATTCGCCACAAGAACGACGTTTCCGCTTCTTGTgccactgaaaaacacaataatcagACTATTTTAgcacaaataaaaagacaatgtGCACCATCAAGTGAATAAATCAATCTTTATGTGCAAGATTTACGGAGGGGAATGGGTATTATAGTAAACAGGTGCCTGCTTAACCCTATGAGCACTCAGCTCTAATCTTGGTCATTGTAAGGTGCCTTGGTCGAATTGTAAAGATTACtaaaaatttgtgaaaaaatgttTAGTATGCCgttgctgctactgctgctgtacTCTAAGCTTTCTTTGATTTCTGTACAGTCCAGTTAGCTTCTTGTAGCTCCAGATAGGTTGTGTGAGATCCTGCTGGATCCTGTTCACTTCTATTAGCTTTTGTTATTTCTAGTTAAGTCCTTGGCTCTGGTTAATGCTTTTAGCTTCAGGATGCTTTTTTCCAGCTCTTGTTAGCTTCTTTTAGTTATAATTAGCTCCATTTAGCGCCTATTAGCTACTTACTGTTACTTAATGTTATCTCCTAATAGCACCTGTTAGCATCTATTACCTACAGAAAGCTTGCTTTTGGTTAATTTAGGTTCTTTCAGTGCCAGATCATTCTTGGTGGCTCTTAAAGGCTCCGGTAAGCTACGGGTGGCAGTTTAACTTGCTGAAAGTTCATCCTTCTTATCTTCTGTTAGATAACATTTTTATGTACAAATTGTTCACAGAGGGGAATTAAGAGGggaatttttaataatttagggGGTCTAAATCTACACAAATACTAAACACAAAAATTGTGCCCAATACAAACTCATTATTcaagaaaaactgtcaaaaataagtCATAAAACCTAAACTGTGACACAGTAAAAATTGATGAATCACTACCAAAAGTCACAGAACGCTTCTCAAAGTGTTGTTGTTCATGTACGTACAATTACTTAAATGTTGTTGGTGttaaaatatatgcaaacaAGCTGACAATACATTACAGTTACTTTTTTTCTGAGACATTAGGCGCTTTTCAATAAACctgatttatttagattttcaaTTTGAGTATTAAAAACcctggaaaaattaaaaataaagcacaaatcTACCAATCCATTCAGGATGATGCCAACAAAAGTTACACACCTATGGTGCCCTATAAACGAGAACTGCCAACTTTCATGCGCCACCATTCAATCCTGGTGCACAGTTATGAAATAGATTTGTGCTATTGTTGTATTGCTTTAGGTAATCCTGTCTTCCTGCCGGTCAGAcaatgggttaaaaaaaaaaaaaactcacatcatcatcgtcatcagtTGACATGTCTTCGTCATCTTCTACGTCCACGTTGTGCGAGAAGTTCTCCGTATCGCTGCTTTTAAGACTTGGGTGCTGTGTGAACATAAAATGcaagtggaaaaaatattaaacattttttattttttcattcttacAGTCTTGAAAAACAATGCTGTATTCAAACAATTGGGTAAAATTGTAAACATGTTACCTGTGAGTCTGTAACTTcactctgtaaaaaaacaacaaaaaaaacaacacagggacacaaaagaacacagaAGAATCAATTAAAGTACAAGATTCAGAAATGCCTTTCCTACAACGGCAGTTTGAAATCAGTTCCTCATTTTGAACCATTATTTTGAGTTTCGACAGCAAAAGAAAGAGCTCTCGGACAAGAAAACTTACAGCACTACCATTATAGCGGGACTAGAACCAAGAACTCCGTATGTTTggggctgagagaccattttgACCAACAAAATCAACTAAACTGTGTAAccgccatttaaaaaaaaaacaaaaaaaaagacagcccTAGCATAGTATTCAGTCAGCCTCATCCAAAGAAGGAAATCTAAGCTTGAATAGAGATTGAGGATGTAAATCATTATCCATTATTAGCTGTTAATAATTCAACCAATCAAATATATCAACCGATAAGGCGGAAGATGAGGGACAGTTGTGTCATTGTAGTTATGTTTGATTTTTGGTTATTGCGGACAGGCGAGGtccttttctgtgtttgtgcagctaAGAGCGTAGCCTGAGCAGCAGCCCTGTTTCCATTAAAACACCCAGTGGCAGGGAAAATAAGACGAATGACGACCTCATCAGCTTTTTATCCCCAGTTCATGGGAGAGACAAACTGTCTAACTGTACTGTGATCTTTGAAAAAAGTTCACAATAAACCAGAGGAAGCTCCAACAGTGAAACCAGCATTCAAACTGATGTATACATTGACAATATAGCATGGCTCTCAAGCTTGTGGAAAAGCAAAGGGTTGTAAGGTTCACAAGTTGAACCAACTCTGACCCACCACCCACTTCGTACTAGTGGAAAAGGGCTAAGAGTGAATATTTGATTGAATACAAACTGTAATTACCTGGTAACTCATACTGTCGTCAAACGTTTCAGGAGTGTCATTGTAAGGCCTCTGCGGCATGAAGCTTCCACTACCAGTACCTTGCtggaacacagaaaaaacaggcAATGATACAAACACACCATAACAAACATTAACAagtaaagcactcagagagcgcagtactaaCAGCTTAAATCTTGAAAAGATTTGTGGCAGAAGTCACGGCAACATGGAATGTGGTCacttaatatagatgtacccacaaataaaatgaccttgtgctgagcacaggcgtgtgttatgcagtgtgtacgttatgtacagagattgaatcgcgtgacctacaTGTATGTAGctggtggcaggaattgatgggactcggaaacacccccacaatttaatcaattgccccttgtatgatttccgacagataagtcccgacaAGTCCGTTAcagtagatttgtagtaggatcgcaatcatgtgatcgtcagtgTTCACCTgtagtcatggttacagtgacgccgtgctgctatctcccaatgatacagaaatctttaacaaatccctggatccagactataagccacatcactgccaaaatccaatcaggtggtccttgtgtcatttctgaccttctctgaaaatttcatccatttttgGGTAATGtcgctaacagacagacagacggacaaacgtaggttgatcgtcacataactcagccATTCCTTGGTGTAGTAAAAATCAAAACCGTTGTGCGTGAGCGACAGCTTACCTTCCGAATAGGACATATACATTTGCGTTTCCGGCAAATTCGTCTCCGGGACTCTGGGCTCTGTAGTCCATGTTTACAGTTGGCACACTGTCCACAATTGATTGTGTTGTGACATCCCACACACTGACCACAAGGAATCCACTGCAGCAGacatgaaaatgaacagaaaggcCAGCTTGGTTATCTGTTTTGATCCACGAGCCATTTCTAAATTAAGATGCAGTTTTACCAGAGTTCTAATTTCAGATGAATGTGCACCGAATCTTAAGGCACACTGAATATTCCATGCAGCAATAATCCAGTAGCTAAAATGTAGCTGttcatgcagacagacagtacTTTACCTTTCTGAAACGAATCATCGGATGCTCCTTACTCTTTGATGCTGctggaatttaaaaaagcaaacaaagaaagaaagaacaggtGCTGTCACAAAAGGTGTAATTTCTTTCACCCAACTTCAGCTACgtgcattttatttctgttggaGCTGCAAACTCATAAACTGACTTACCCCAACAGGTGGGACAGCAGGGcctctttctttgtttgtcgTACCAAGTTCCTGTGAAGGAAATACCACATCTGGCACAGACCCTGAAAAGAAACATGATGAATGTCAGTACATCTGTATTTACCAGCCACTCAAAACAAGCCTACACTTTTGATTAAAATTACCTgttcagggctccagactgcgaCCAAAATGGCTGCACATGTGACCTTTTTATGAGAGTGTGCAAGTTAAAATTTCAACGGGTCACATTGTGCGAGTGCATGATTATCACTGAGCTGTATTTGGGTCGTTCTAACTGGCATAGTGGTGGAAAGTAGTAGTTTTATAACTTTGGTGTACCGCCGTATTTATGCTTAAAAATGCGGTCTTCTTGTGAAACGTGGAGGGCGCCtacttgtgctgtttttttcccgCTCATAGAAAAGACTGCAGGAAGAAAATATTCGCTCAGTTTCATCTGggacaaatctgacattagaaagCCCTAGTTGAACTTGTTTCAGAATAATatttggtcacacacctgtctgagcacaCTGCAGCCTGCGATGTGGGGCATtgagggaacattggtaaattgtagtgtctacccataagaaaatgttcagcaagtgatgtgTTGTGCCTGTGACAAGGTGGGAGGTGCGACCAAATGCGAAAGTTGTTCGCACCGGTGCTACCAGCGATAAAGTTAGTCCGGAGCCCTGCTGTTACTTCCATTATGAGTGTTAGTGGTGAAATGCGAAGTGAAATAACAACGGACTCACAGAGTGCTGTCTTCTGACCCAATTTCTCCATTTATGGACGGAAGTGGAAGTGGTTTGGACGACGAGGGAAAAG encodes the following:
- the mbd1b gene encoding methyl-CpG-binding domain protein 1b isoform X3, with the protein product MDEEAESPLPGTEPVEEDLEESKSEGDTTSEATPAPSDPLNTKEDLSPDPLKEMQAEVKEEAKATGGEPPVDWFEPLEDDDDANSRNDPEEDSLAGESERSESIAGSEKTSKRTYKLKMPRRKRSHPDEGWIEWSVLGEGWKRKEVVRRSGSSIGQKDVYYLSPRGDRVRSRVELTSVLEGILDLSNFEYKTGKFLKGEAPPIRVRHRVKRKVRERSSSESSWMERGEGADTPDSHHRLTPNLAPKNALSNQTSVSSNSVAGTPNPRYRTEDPPTEDKIKLPFPSSSKPLPLPSINGEIGSEDSTLVCARCGISFTGTWYDKQRKRPCCPTCWASKSKEHPMIRFRKWIPCGQCVGCHNTINCGQCANCKHGLQSPESRRRICRKRKCICPIRKQGTGSGSFMPQRPYNDTPETFDDSMSYQSEVTDSQHPSLKSSDTENFSHNVDVEDDEDMSTDDDDDWHKKRKRRSCGECKACLCRKDCGTCDFCIDKPKFGGSNKKRQKCRLRQCQRQAMRHLLPFQMGQSDYGPDGQVLPGRPRPHYTYSRKTGLKKGKGSQMGLDFTDNEDEDSNLPPMNWNPEAARGSKQSYDETVRNHQSSMQQLNHSESGVRNGLSDRVPHISNHNSSQLDQQSRWDAHTGRDGQKQLEEDDEDEDEFPMITQIFSLADNSAGGGADMENQLTKLLQSLRSSVLPILWYAIMVEGPQLQLIQCSKQSNMTDTMVLIDPGFFYQVTVQKQPLLPTHPLYDSYPARLTSVTEVVNLLLGLENYAVCQGMPPKAPLFHKDPVILERASTCDFLVKKNVSVCHNCRVLQGL
- the mbd1b gene encoding methyl-CpG-binding domain protein 1b isoform X2 gives rise to the protein MDEEAESPLPGTEPVEEDLEESKSEGDTTSEATPAPSDPLNTKEDLSPDPLKEMQAEVKEEAKATGGEPPVDWFEPLEDDDDANSRNDPEEDSLAGESERSESIAGSEKTSKRTYKLKMPRRKRSHPDEGWIEWSVLGEGWKRKEVVRRSGSSIGQKDVYYLSPRGDRVRSRVELTSVLEGILDLSNFEYKTGKFLKGEAPPIRVRHRVKRKVRERSSSESSWMERGEGADTPDSHHRLTPNLAPKNALSNQTSVSSNSVAGTPNPRYRTEDPPTEDKIKLPFPSSSKPLPLPSINGEIGSEDSTLVCARCGISFTGTWYDKQRKRPCCPTCWAASKSKEHPMIRFRKWIPCGQCVGCHNTINCGQCANCKHGLQSPESRRRICRKRKCICPIRKQGTGSGSFMPQRPYNDTPETFDDSMSYQSEVTDSQHPSLKSSDTENFSHNVDVEDDEDMSTDDDDDWHKKRKRRSCGECKACLCRKDCGTCDFCIDKPKFGGSNKKRQKCRLRQCQRQAMRHLLPFQMGQSDYGPDGQVLPGRPRPHYTYSRKTGLKKGKGSQMGLDFTDNEDEDSNLPPMNWNPEAARGSKQSYDETVRNHQSSMQLNHSESGVRNGLSDRVPHISNHNSSQLDQQSRWDAHTGRDGQKQLEEDDEDEDEFPMITQIFSLADNSAGGGADMENQLTKLLQSLRSSVLPILWYAIMVEGPQLQLIQCSKQSNMTDTMVLIDPGFFYQVTVQKQPLLPTHPLYDSYPARLTSVTEVVNLLLGLENYAVCQGMPPKAPLFHKDPVILERASTCDFLVKKNVSVCHNCRVLQGL
- the mbd1b gene encoding methyl-CpG-binding domain protein 1b isoform X1 gives rise to the protein MDEEAESPLPGTEPVEEDLEESKSEGDTTSEATPAPSDPLNTKEDLSPDPLKEMQAEVKEEAKATGGEPPVDWFEPLEDDDDANSRNDPEEDSLAGESERSESIAGSEKTSKRTYKLKMPRRKRSHPDEGWIEWSVLGEGWKRKEVVRRSGSSIGQKDVYYLSPRGDRVRSRVELTSVLEGILDLSNFEYKTGKFLKGEAPPIRVRHRVKRKVRERSSSESSWMERGEGADTPDSHHRLTPNLAPKNALSNQTSVSSNSVAGTPNPRYRTEDPPTEDKIKLPFPSSSKPLPLPSINGEIGSEDSTLVCARCGISFTGTWYDKQRKRPCCPTCWAASKSKEHPMIRFRKWIPCGQCVGCHNTINCGQCANCKHGLQSPESRRRICRKRKCICPIRKQGTGSGSFMPQRPYNDTPETFDDSMSYQSEVTDSQHPSLKSSDTENFSHNVDVEDDEDMSTDDDDDWHKKRKRRSCGECKACLCRKDCGTCDFCIDKPKFGGSNKKRQKCRLRQCQRQAMRHLLPFQMGQSDYGPDGQVLPGRPRPHYTYSRKTGLKKGKGSQMGLDFTDNEDEDSNLPPMNWNPEAARGSKQSYDETVRNHQSSMQQLNHSESGVRNGLSDRVPHISNHNSSQLDQQSRWDAHTGRDGQKQLEEDDEDEDEFPMITQIFSLADNSAGGGADMENQLTKLLQSLRSSVLPILWYAIMVEGPQLQLIQCSKQSNMTDTMVLIDPGFFYQVTVQKQPLLPTHPLYDSYPARLTSVTEVVNLLLGLENYAVCQGMPPKAPLFHKDPVILERASTCDFLVKKNVSVCHNCRVLQGL
- the mbd1b gene encoding methyl-CpG-binding domain protein 1b isoform X4; the protein is MDEEAESPLPGTEPVEEDLEESKSEGDTTSEATPAPSDPLNTKEDLSPDPLKEMQAEVKEEAKATGGEPPVDWFEPLEDDDDANSRNDPEEDSLAGESERSESIAGSEKTSKRTYKLKMPRRKRSHPDEGWIEWSVLGEGWKRKEVVRRSGSSIGQKDVYYLSPRGDRVRSRVELTSVLEGILDLSNFEYKTGKFLKGEAPPIRVRHRVKRKVRERSSSESSWMERGEGADTPDSHHRLTPNLAPKNALSNQTSVSSNSVAGTPNPRYRTEDPPTEDKIKLPFPSSSKPLPLPSINGEIGSEDSTLVCARCGISFTGTWYDKQRKRPCCPTCWAASKSKEHPMIRFRKWIPCGQCVGCHNTINCGQCANCKHGLQSPESRRRICRKRKCICPIRKQGTGSGSFMPQRPYNDTPETFDDSMSYQSEVTDSQHPSLKSSDTENFSHNVDVEDDEDMSTDDDDDWHKKRKRRSCGECKACLCRKDCGTCDFCIDKPKFGGSNKKRQKCRLRQCQRQAMMGQSDYGPDGQVLPGRPRPHYTYSRKTGLKKGKGSQMGLDFTDNEDEDSNLPPMNWNPEAARGSKQSYDETVRNHQSSMQQLNHSESGVRNGLSDRVPHISNHNSSQLDQQSRWDAHTGRDGQKQLEEDDEDEDEFPMITQIFSLADNSAGGGADMENQLTKLLQSLRSSVLPILWYAIMVEGPQLQLIQCSKQSNMTDTMVLIDPGFFYQVTVQKQPLLPTHPLYDSYPARLTSVTEVVNLLLGLENYAVCQGMPPKAPLFHKDPVILERASTCDFLVKKNVSVCHNCRVLQGL